From Candidatus Cloacimonadota bacterium:
CTATTCTTCCTACCCGGCAGAGAATTATCATGCCACTGCACATCAAGCACGGTTCTAGAGTAATATATAGAGTGCAATCTTGCAGAAACTTAAGCCCCATTTCTTGAGCCTTATCCAAAATTAGTTTCTCGGCATGGTGAAGGGGGTTGTGGTTTTGCTTTGTCCGATTGTGTTCACTTATAAGGATTTGAGAACCCTTTACCAGGCATGCTCCTACGGGTATTTCATCTTCCTGGGCAGCGAGTTTTGCCTGCTGCAGAGCTTCTTTCATGAAGTATTCGTCAATCATGGAGTAACAAAAATCCGTATGCGGGCTTTTTGTTCTTTTTCTTTAACCCAGGTTTCAAACCAGTTTTCAGGCAATTGTCTTGTATAAATGCCTTTTAATAAGCTTCTATCGATTTCGTTGCTGTTTGAAGGATAATATGCTTTGGGGATAAGAATTACAAATAGATCATCCAGCCTATCTACTTGTGGTTTTTGTTTTTGCAAATATCGTTGCATGGCATTTAGGTAGATGAGATCCAGCTCTTTTTTTGCGTATTTACTATCAATGCCAGCTTGACTGTAGCTTTCAAAGCGATCTCGTTCTGGATCGGGATTTAGAGATGGGTTTTCTTGTAGCCATTGCAGCGCCATTTGTTGAGCAAGCATTTGCTGACGAGAAGCTATTAAAATTGGTGTTATTTGGTGTTTAACTTCAGCTAAGGGATGTACTCGGTTCACTTGGTTTTCGCTAAGTCTAATAATTAGCCAATTACCGGTAATGTTCGAATATGTGGGTTCAAGTATATCGCCCTTTTTGTGGGTCATCAAATTGGAGACAACGTAATCTACAACTAACTTATCGGTATACCATAAGTCTTTAACGCTTAGGTTATTATGCTGGGCAAGTTTAAGCTCAAGCTCGGATGCGGCAACGCTCATACTTGTTTCTTGGGCTAAATTCATGGCACCTCTAGCTTGAGCGTAATAGGCGTTGACTGTTGAAGGTGAGATGATTGGAGGTATTTGAAGTGCTCTGTAACTAAGCATAGACTTGCTGCGTTGAAGCTTTTGATATATTGCAAAGCCACTACCAATAGGGATGGGGCGACTGAATGAGTTATCCTGAAGGCGTTCTAATATGGGTAATGTATCGGGATCTATGTTTTCAATTTTTACAAATCCTGGTTCGGATAAGCTTAGCCCCGGAATTTGCTCCTGTTTTTCATTGATAATTGTTTCAAAACTCTTTCCGGCAATTACTTGAGTATGAATTGTATCGGTAACCGCTTCGGTATATTGTTGATCAATTTCATTTGGTGAAACAGGTAAGCTGATGTACTCTATGCTATAAATTGGATCCATAACAAACTGTTCGAGATTTCTGTTGTAATAGGATTCAATTTCGGTATCGCTAATAACCGGTTCCATAGCCAAGGGATCAAATACGATCAGATCAAAATCTGCCTTACTTACGGCAATCTCGGTAATTTGTTTTGTGTTTCTACCATTGTTGAGTTGTTCGTCGATCAGCTTTTCTTTAAGTTTCTGAACCGGAACATAATACTCGTAATAATTACGCCGAACCGGACTCATATTAAAGGGGCTATCGTAACGCACGGATTGGTAGTATAATTCGTGGTTAAACTTGCCATTGATCATTAAGGAAGGACTGTTCTTTAAATAGGATGGGATAGAAACAAGCAAAGTATCAATTACTTCTTGCTCGGTTACAGATACTTGATACTTCTCAAAAGCGTCTTTCAAGATTACATGAGTAATAATGTTACGCCATGTCTCATTGAAAATCGCATTCTTTTCTTCGGCGTTGGGCATACGCCCATTGGTAACTTGAAAATTTGCAGTATGACCTTGGTATGAGCGGATAAAATCCGAATATGAAATGCGTTCGGAATTGATTATACCTGCTGCATCACCGCGCGGTCCAGAACAAGCAGAAAGAGCAAGAATTATTAATATGAATATTAGATAGTTTTTCATGATTCTCCCAAAATAACCTTTTGAAGCTCGGAAAGTATTGTCCAGGCAGCAATTGGACTGGTTGCCTCCAAATCTAATTCACGAA
This genomic window contains:
- a CDS encoding SurA N-terminal domain-containing protein → MKNYLIFILIILALSACSGPRGDAAGIINSERISYSDFIRSYQGHTANFQVTNGRMPNAEEKNAIFNETWRNIITHVILKDAFEKYQVSVTEQEVIDTLLVSIPSYLKNSPSLMINGKFNHELYYQSVRYDSPFNMSPVRRNYYEYYVPVQKLKEKLIDEQLNNGRNTKQITEIAVSKADFDLIVFDPLAMEPVISDTEIESYYNRNLEQFVMDPIYSIEYISLPVSPNEIDQQYTEAVTDTIHTQVIAGKSFETIINEKQEQIPGLSLSEPGFVKIENIDPDTLPILERLQDNSFSRPIPIGSGFAIYQKLQRSKSMLSYRALQIPPIISPSTVNAYYAQARGAMNLAQETSMSVAASELELKLAQHNNLSVKDLWYTDKLVVDYVVSNLMTHKKGDILEPTYSNITGNWLIIRLSENQVNRVHPLAEVKHQITPILIASRQQMLAQQMALQWLQENPSLNPDPERDRFESYSQAGIDSKYAKKELDLIYLNAMQRYLQKQKPQVDRLDDLFVILIPKAYYPSNSNEIDRSLLKGIYTRQLPENWFETWVKEKEQKARIRIFVTP
- a CDS encoding nucleoside deaminase gives rise to the protein MIDEYFMKEALQQAKLAAQEDEIPVGACLVKGSQILISEHNRTKQNHNPLHHAEKLILDKAQEMGLKFLQDCTLYITLEPCLMCSGMIILCRVGRIVFGCSDPKAGAVGSIYNCLWDKSFNHHPQITRGVLAAECAFVLTDFFQKKR